The Mycobacteriales bacterium nucleotide sequence CGGCGCATGAGCCGGACCTGCTCAGCGGTCTTGACGGTGACGCCGCGCGGGCGGCGCGAACCGCGGCCAGCTCCAGCCACGATGCGGCTCAGTGCCCGTCGCGGCGGAAGGGGCGCAGCGCGTCGATCGCACGGGTGGTCACGTCGTCGACCGGCCCGGTCGCGTCGATCCCCACGAGCACGCCGCGACTGGCGTAGTAGGACACCAGCGGAGCGGTCTGCTCGTCGTACACCTCGAGCCTGTTCTCGACCGTCGCGGGCTTGTCGTCCTCCCGCTGGAAGAGCTCGCCGCTGTCGAGATCGCACACGTCGGCTGTGGCGGGCGGGTCGAACTCGACGTGCCAGATGTGGTTGCAGCTGCGGCAGGTCCGCCGGCCGGACAGCCGGCGCACGACCTCGTCGTTGTCGACGACGAGCTCGAGCACCACGTCGAGCTTGGCACCGGCCTCGCGCAGCATGTCGTCGAGGACCTCGGCCTGCGGGACGGTGCGCGGGAAGCCGTCGAGCAGGAAGCCGACCTGCGCGTCGTCCTGTGCGAGGCGGTCGCGGACCATGTCGATGGTGACCTGGTCGGGCACGAGGTCGCCCTTGTCCATGAACTTCTTGGCCTCGAGGCCGAGCGGCGTCCCTGCGCTCACGTTGGCGCGGAAGATGTCGCCCGTGGAGATCTTGGGCACGGCGACGTGCTCGGCGATGAACTGCGCCTGGGTCCCCTTGCCCGCGCCAGGTGGCCCCACCAGGACGAGGCGCACTACCTCAGGAAGCCTTCGTAGTTGCGCAGCATGAGCTGGCTCTCGACCTGCTTGACGGTCTCGAGCCCGACCCCTACGACGATGAGCACGGCGGTGCCGCCGAAGGGGAACTGCGAGCTGTCGGTCGCGAAGGTGAACAGGAAGTAGGGCAGCACCGCGACCAGGCCGAGGTAGAGCGCCCCGAAGCTGGTGATGCGCGACAGGATGTAGTCGAGGTACTCGGCGGTGGCCCGGCCCGGGCGGATGCCGGGGACGAAGCCGCCGTACTTCTTCATGTTGTCGCTGACCTCGACCGGGTTGAACGTGATCGCGACGTAGAAGTAGGTGAAGAAGACGATGAGCGCGAAGTACAGCGACAGGTAGACGGGGTCACCGGGGTCGACGAGATGGCGGTTGATGAAGCCGGTCACCGAGCGGTTGTCCGGGAAGATCTGGGACAGCAGCTGCGGCAGGTAGAGCAGCGAGCTCGCGAAGATCACCGGGATGACGCCGGCCTGGTTGACCTTCAACGGGATGTAGGTGCTCGTCCCGCCGTACATCCTGCGGCCGATCATGCGCTTGGCGTACTGCACCGGGATGCGGCGCTGGG carries:
- a CDS encoding adenylate kinase, whose amino-acid sequence is MRLVLVGPPGAGKGTQAQFIAEHVAVPKISTGDIFRANVSAGTPLGLEAKKFMDKGDLVPDQVTIDMVRDRLAQDDAQVGFLLDGFPRTVPQAEVLDDMLREAGAKLDVVLELVVDNDEVVRRLSGRRTCRSCNHIWHVEFDPPATADVCDLDSGELFQREDDKPATVENRLEVYDEQTAPLVSYYASRGVLVGIDATGPVDDVTTRAIDALRPFRRDGH